A single genomic interval of Polyangia bacterium harbors:
- the lipA gene encoding lipoyl synthase yields MSARVVETRSKKLRVVAGEAPAAYTPKPDWIRMKMPTGEAFFDLKKRVGELGLHTVCESASCPNIGECWNRKSLTIMILGGICTRSCQFCDVPTGRPLPADPEEPGRVATMLAELGLRHTVITCVDRDDIPDGGAAHWAATIRAVKTAAPELVLEVLTGDFKGDTGAVDVVIDAGPDVFAHNLETVPRLSRQVRVQASYARSYAVLRHAKNRGAITKTGLMLGLGEELDEVRAVLRELREIGVDILTLGQYLRPSRNHLDVARFVHPDEFAALKDEALALGFPHVESGPMVRSSYHADGQRDIVRQLAARRVAR; encoded by the coding sequence TGTCGTCGAAACCCGTTCGAAGAAGTTGCGCGTCGTCGCTGGCGAGGCGCCCGCCGCTTACACGCCGAAGCCTGACTGGATCCGCATGAAGATGCCGACCGGCGAGGCGTTCTTCGACTTGAAAAAGCGCGTGGGCGAGCTGGGGCTGCACACGGTCTGCGAGAGCGCGTCCTGCCCGAACATCGGCGAGTGCTGGAACCGCAAGTCGCTGACCATCATGATCCTGGGCGGCATCTGCACGCGATCGTGTCAGTTCTGCGACGTGCCGACCGGACGGCCCTTGCCCGCCGATCCCGAGGAGCCGGGCCGCGTGGCGACGATGCTGGCCGAACTGGGGCTGCGCCACACCGTCATCACCTGCGTCGATCGCGATGACATTCCCGACGGCGGCGCGGCGCACTGGGCGGCCACGATTCGCGCCGTGAAAACGGCCGCGCCTGAATTGGTGCTGGAAGTCTTGACCGGCGATTTCAAGGGCGACACCGGCGCGGTGGACGTCGTCATCGACGCCGGGCCGGATGTCTTCGCGCACAACCTCGAGACCGTGCCACGGCTGTCGCGCCAGGTGCGCGTCCAGGCCAGCTACGCGCGGTCCTACGCCGTCCTCCGTCACGCCAAGAATCGCGGCGCCATCACCAAGACCGGCTTGATGCTGGGCCTGGGCGAAGAGCTGGACGAGGTGCGCGCCGTTCTCCGCGAGCTGCGCGAGATCGGCGTCGACATCCTGACCCTCGGGCAATACCTGCGGCCGTCGCGCAATCACCTCGACGTCGCCCGCTTCGTCCACCCCGACGAGTTCGCCGCCCTCAAAGACGAAGCGCTGGCCCTGGGCTTTCCGCACGTCGAATCCGGCCCGATGGTCCGCTCCAGCTATCACGCCGACGGCCAGCGCGACATCGTGCGCCAGCTGGCGGCGCGCCGAGTCGCCCGATGA